Below is a window of Bombus pyrosoma isolate SC7728 linkage group LG14, ASM1482585v1, whole genome shotgun sequence DNA.
aatttgaaaatattgaataaattttattcattttattgcGGAATTGTAACGAAATCATTATTGGTATCGATAATTAGATACCGACTAGATAGAAATAAACAATCAACAAGAGATTGTTTTCTACACGCAAAATTGTGTGAGAAATGTAGACAATTATTCTGTTTAAGTAAACTAAAAATTAGCCTGGCTTATATAGGTTACTATATATAGGCTaacttatatagtatttcttCTAAAGAAGGGCAgaggcaatacaagacgggatGGAATGACAGGAAGGTCGCAAGGTaaggaggcaaaaagaccaaagtggcaatagtgtATAGGCATAtgttgcaataatttgtaggcataagttgcaatagattgtaagcattagttttagattagaGGTAAGGATATGCTAAGTGCAATAATGTGttataaaaatcgaaagttcgtccaaagccgagaggcacggactaaaataaataataataaataataatatagaatttcttCTGCAGAAATTACctatgaaaaaattatctaCATTTTCTAAGTTATACagttaattgtataattacattatacattGTTTCTAACGcatgtagaataattttctcttcattataatttacgaatcttcaaattcaaaattcgTAAGTATTACAAAAAGAATGTTGTTCTTATGAAGATGGAATTCCCTATGAAGAAATTTGGTCTAGATTTCCTTCTaatgtacaattatataattacgtcAGGTATAAATTCTGACACGTGTAgaataatttctatcgatTATAACTTGCAAACACTTTTTCAAACTGAATTTATTCCGAAgcattatttgaataaattttgttccatATTTTGGATTTCACCGATTATTCATTTCCGATCTTTCGATTGTACATTCATAAAAGTACAACTTGTTAGAGAATAaggctataaatatattagattACTAAGTGTAGTATAATGCTGAATGCTTAAATGTAACATTCGTGCGTATTTATTCttcaatgtttttaaaaatatttctgttataaAAGATGGCATAACCAAATCGAAagaataattcgaataattttttaattattcttaattttaaaactCTGTACAATAGTACATACTAGCCCTCTAATCGACACTTAAACACTTATCTACGTATGTACAAAGATTATTTTACAGGCATTCACATAATGAACCATGCTTGGCAGGTACCATTTTGTCGTCAGTTTATATACATTGCTACAAACGTCATTAATTTCAGTCAATTAATTTCTGAAACGGcatctaatttattttactttttccaatattttcaacTCACATTGTATATGGTTGAAACAATGGCGGCTTGGGAGGTAGTTGAATACTGGTAGACAAACTGATGCCTGTGGGTAATTTGATCTGCTGTTGAGTGGTATGGTTGCCATTGGGTGGCGAGCTTTTTTCGAGTATTTGTTGTTGGTTGTTGTTGTGATGAGGATGATGATGTTGAACCCCGACGCAGTCGCAGTCGCTGGAGGCGTCCGAGTGAGCTGGACTCAAGGACTCGGGTAGCATCGTTGGTCTGTAAGTGGTCGACGCGCTAGTGGGTGGGTTGCTCGCCTGAAAGGCGGTATTTCCCATTGTAGAAACGCCCAAGTTCGGTAGATGTAGGGGTTGTAGAGAAGGGTGAGGCTGTAAGAGATGCGGATACGCAGCCGCATTGCGAGGATGTGGCCGATGAAGCGAGGATGCGCCCGTAGGTGCTGCAGTGTACGGCGAATATCTTGTGGCGTAATAAGCTGCCGCTGCTGGATAGCTGTGGCCCAGATGAGTAGGTGGTAGACCCGGAGATGCGTGGTATGGAGGTGGCAGacttgctgttgctgctgctaaGAGGGTTGCCGCCAACGTTGGATCCGTGTACATCGCGTACGGCCACGCCATGGCCATCCTTTGCCGCTTGTCCTTCATGCGACGGTTTTGAAACCACACCTGTACTTAGAAATCATTTGAACACTAAACGTATATGTTTCGATGACAGTATATGATATAAGGCTAAAACTAGAATATAAATCGAAGAATAAGATTAAAGTTAGGCTTGCGTGTTGCAAATTTTCAGAGGTCGGAAGGTAGAAGGGAACAACTTTAGGCGAGAAAGATTTAGAGTATTTTTGAGATATCTAGTGTATCAAATGCATTTCGATAGttgattttacaaattaaataataaagattgaaTTTGGATGTTGAATTTTTACAGAGATGAAAGGTAAAAGGAGGATATATGTGATGTAAGGATGTTCGTGTTTGTGCGCAACCTTGTTTTACTATAGTGTTTTCGAGATTTGGTAAAAATCGCGCCCATTTCAATGTTATATCCTACGAATTGTAAAGCTTAGATTTAGATGCTGAATGATTAAAGGGAGGAAAAGTAGAGGCGGAAGATGTTTCTTAGGTTTAATACATTGAAGATTTCAAAGTTAAGAGGAAGGATCGGAGATACACGAAGGCTGACCGGTGCCTAACGTTTCTACCATTTAACACCTCGATCATTTCCATCGGTAGACGGTTTTATAGCTATTGTGCGGTCCAGGCAGCGCGAGATGAGAAATTAAGGGATCCATTAAAGTCAAAGGTAACACGGGAAAACCGCTAATTAAAGTGTTTAACACTTCGAACCGGATCGACCGGTCGTGGtcgaaagaaattaagaagTCACGGAAAAAGGATCAAGGGAGATTCAGAAGCAAACCAAAGACCAAGAAGCTTTTGTTTGCTCTCCGTGATTGACTGTTTGCTTGGCCGTCggagtgaaataaaaaaaaaaaaaaaagaaggaggaagaaaaagaatcggCAGCGGACTCTGGCGAGTCTCCCTCTCCTCCTTTCGAGCTATAATCGCCAATCAAACATGGCAGTCTATGTAAAAACGGTCCGACGTTCTTATTCATACCGTTCCAGTAAAAACCCTTAATTACTATTTAATGTActtctatatttatgtaattattattcaattattacaaaatacttttcattttgGTCTCCGATtcataaacaatataataatcgttccctctattttattgatattttatttgataagtAACAGAGATTTTAACGTCTTGAAGGAAAAGGTTTGCTCGATGAAATTGCGCAGGAAGAAACGGAACGATATTCAAGGTTTTTTCCTGAGTATGTTCTATCGTCACTGTCGATTACCGACATCAATTAAACACAGCGAGGTGTTAATAGAACGCTTTTCTACGCATAGGCCGGAAGGTGAGCTCACTGTTTACtgaaatttattgcaatatgTTTGCTTatcttcgataaatattctGTCGTAATGGCATTCAGAGACGATGGtacaatttgtataattgGTCGTTTGATAATTACTGTTTTTATTACCTTGATTGTCGATTCCGGCAAATGTAATTCTGCCGCCAATTCGCATCTTCTAGGTCTGCTAACGTAATTCTCTCTGTGAAATTCTTTCTCTAGTCTTGATAGTTGTTCTCGAGTAAACGCCGTCCTATATCTTCTAATATTCGGATCCATCGACGATAACGGTTGCTGTTGAGATACTGTCGCATCTAAAGATCgataataaattcgaaaacgTTTTAAACATTATCGAACACTTATCGATAATAAGATTGCGTCGCATTTAGAGAAGCATCACGAAACTCGAAATTCggagaaaatcgagaaatcaTTCGAGACGACACGAAATGCTGTAACTTGTCCCGAAGAAAAATAGTAGTTACGCCCGTATTTTCGCGCTGCGGTTACATACTAATATTCCTAGAGATCAGCGAATGATTGTTTTTAGAGTCGcataaagaagaagagaatgaaTGAGAGAAAGACGGTAGCTAGTATTCATTTGAACTGCTTCTTGATGTGATTCTCTTCAcaatcttccttttctctttttgtacTCTATTTTAGAGTGATTAATATACTAGCAATAATTGCTAGTATATAATAACTAgtttaattaactaattaacaTCCCAAtactttctataaaaatttttaatttccaatacTACATTCAAcactacatatgtatatattatatattactagtatattaatattattattattatttatattatatatatatatattcttcacAAGTATAGTACttcaaaagtataaattacttcaatatttcatttatatactttacaaTTAAAAGTATTGTTACTAGACAACCAGGTTggaatatatagatatttgatgtttctttctttctttgaatCTTAAATCAAGGAATATCCGGATTATAAGATAATCTTATTATAAAGGtacaaataatacatataacatacatatatatatacgaacaAGGGATAACGAGtactaaaattttctttagaaaatcCGAAACCcttaaagataaattaatctttcaGAATGATTGTTTCCTAAACAAACAATgactgtaaaataatttccataataaGCCAGGAAAGCGATCACCAAGGAACGACCTGTACAAttctctaaaatatatattttcaaaagcgAGCCGCGCCAAATGGATAGTTCATAATATGAAGAATCAGTAGtaagaatttcatatttaattgcGAACGACGATcgaatataacaaaaatgatcAATTACATCAATTTTGCGAATACCGTTAGTTCTCTAGACACAGCGTTATCCGTTTATTATTACTTGTAAACGGTAAAGAATGTATTCACCAGTCCCGTCGGTGAATACCAACTTACGCATTTTCTATCAATGTAAACATACAGtgttcaatattaataataatctaacAATTTTGATGATCAGACTGATGCTTTTGTTATTCTTGAAACTGacagtttttattaaaatcaatgtAACGCCTAACGACAAAATGCAGGATCTTCAAAATTCAAATCGTTCATACAAActataaaaacaaaacatacaaaaaatacaaaacaaaaaatagcTAACGGACATTTTTTCTCGTGTTTACCTTTTTCAGGAGTCTTTGGTATATTCGGCGACGGACTCCGCGGAGGGCTCACTTGATACTGTGGAGGCACAAGATCTACCACAATAGTCTCATCTTCTCTTTGATCTCGTTGTTGATCATCGAAGTTCCTTTGAAATCCTTGCATTTTAGTtttgttcataaaatattacattcacttatttttatcattttacacAACACacttatttcttaaaattcatCTTGTTAAAAACATCGTTTTCACTaatattcatcgataaaaattcattgcaCATTTCACATGAATAAATCTTCGCTGTTTACAATGAACTAAAACAAGTCCGTCCAGCGGAACTCCAACAAGTGATAGAAGAGTATGCTACAAAGGCAGTACTGAACTAGCAACTTATATGGCTTGCCTTACCCCGAGAAACCATTGTTCCGCTGCGCGTGGTGATTGGTAGATTCACAGTGCATTGGTGTTTCATTGGTCAATGCTACCGCTGGTCCTGCCCATGCTCTCCCGTTCAAACCTGCCCTCCCTCTCGCTATCTTCCCGCCGAAAACGCATTTTTTTCCACCTGATAAGGCAACACCATTAGCTTATGTATGCAAGCATGTGCAAATTATCTGTCGTTATATCCCTAAGCAAATTCGGTCGAATAGAACATTTGTGAACTTCCGCACGCTATTGAATCTCAGTTGACTATGACGTAATATATGGACTTATAGTAAATTAGTTAAGtttgaatgaaagaaagaagcttcgattgattgttaaattttaatgaaagtttGATCATTACTGACTGTTATTATTAGAAGAATAAATTCGACAACTTTGACTTTCCGTTGGAATTCGATTGATCACCAGAGAAGAAACATTTGTCCTTAGTTTTGTGAAACTTCAATCCTAAAAGATAATACAGTAATCCTGTAATAATCCTTTTTGttacagaattattttattatttcatcatcatattatattgatttataatatgtatgatattttcaaataaaaaatacatatcgtgtaaaagaatatttttaatagacaTCATAGTTGTATGAAtggtttttcatttttttcttttccataatgaatcataatattatatatatattatgattcataattgtatatatatacgaatataatattaataaattataacaatgaATGGGAAATGACTGTGATATTTCCAAGTATACATACATCAAATGAGTCCATATCTAAAAAATGAATCATTTTATGAGAGAGGAAATAgtgttttctgtttttctacaattttttgatattacTGACACTCTTTCTTTGCGAtgcaatattttctacatttatattttgatatattggCTACAGATTTAtcatacaaaatgaaattttcctctGAAATAGTTAATTTCCCATTctatgataatttaaaaattactctttcactttttcattttatttcatttaagtgCGCAAAAATGTGAAGAATAATTCTATTCAGATTCCCTTTCACCAGTTGTGCGAAGATTCAAATTTGCATACTCATAGTTCGTTAGTAGCATCCGACaaaaatttgacgaatttTGATACACAGGAAACCGAAACTattcgaaaaagaatttagGGACTGTAACCATTGTAGTAGGAAACATGCCTGAAGTcggaaaatttttatcaaagagACTCAGCGCGCAATAATGTCATAAAAAGCAAAGAACTCCGACTTCCTACCACTATTACGGAGTTTTCTTCAAGCGCAACTGTCCTCGTAAAAACTTTGCTCTATTTTAAATGACCAGACAATTGTAAAAGTTGCATCGTCCTCTTCTCCTGTTGCCTTTCTCCCCTCCCTGCCGAACACGTGCAAACAACATTCCGCGAAGCGTTTATTTTGTCCACCAAAACTTCCCGAGAAATATCAACAGcgttaaatgaaatgaaataaaaaagttgttTCTTGtactgtatataataatttcatagtataaattactatttaaagctatctttctttttaaagaaaaattgctgTTTATTCGGTTGTTCGTAACTAAATGccctttttaataaaatcgttataataattaattacgtaacGTATGAAGAGAAATTTGTCAATTTGTAATTAGAATGAGGTTAGAGGTTATTAGAATGAgacgaaaaaatgaaattaagcGTTCTAGTATGAGTCAATATTAGgcaaaaaatagaaagttattctttgcaataattacaaataacataAAAGTGAAGTGTCACCTTCGATAGCATTTAAAAGTTGAGAAACATAGTAAAAGGCAAGTGTCCTGTGTGAATGtgttatcaaattattatttacttaaaatcAGAATATACAGCGACTTATTCATAAAAGTCGTTGAGGGAGTGATGCGATATACCTTTTCTAATTATCTGCTAGTTATTATATTCCACAAGTCCCACTGTTTCAAGTTCTATAAGATGGACCCTGCTGTATTCTTTAGTGTCCCTTAATGCGTTACGAtatgaaaacgaaattacaGTCCTAAAGGCAAATACTGTATTGTGGACCAAAATTAACTGAAAAAGTTGCATCAATGTACATTTCTTACATAGGTAAATAGGTTACTATATAGTCCACGTATAAATAGACGGATATATACATAGGTATTTTCCACCAGAAAGCAGATTAAATTCTATTAGCTATTTCTTTGACTTGTTCAATAACTTTGTTCAAGTTCGACCTGCGTAGACAATACTCATGAcatatcgtttaaaattccatcgagTTCACGTATAGAGAATGGCAATATCTAGGAAAACGAGCGCAATGTTGAAAATTGGTGCAGAGATTGCTAATAATTCTTGCAGGACCGGGGCCGTTCGACGTTTACGACGACACCGAAATCTCTAGTTCTTGTTAATCTTTAATCAGTCTCTCTCGCCGACGAACAAACTCCGAAGCACGCTTTGATTCGGCTTTAATTTATCTGCAATAGCAGAAAAAAGCGAAATGATATATTATGACACGTGGAAACAAATTGGACATTTCGTGAACTTACTTTTCGAAACCTTGACGACGATTTACAGCCATTAAAAACCATAAAGCTTGATAACTATGTGCATTGATagatcgaagaaatatttttccaagaaaaagTTATAgagtatttaaattacaatgtaTTTTGGCATTAGCACAAActtatgtaattttacaaattgtttGATGATttgctttattaaattacttattaaatgttttaagaCTTAACTTGTTTCGTGTAATGATAGGTGATATTTATCTGTTAAGACTATTTAAAGTTCATTAagctatttaatttaaagaataaatcaCTTCAGCACTTCACTTAGGAACTGTGTTTGTTTAGACCACATGTTTGTTTCTATGACTTCCATGGTACCGTCCATCATCATAAGAATTCTATACTTAACAATAGTCGCTCTTGACTTATTCTTGACTCCAAGTTGTTTTCAGCTATTTCGTGACAACTTCCattcttcatatttctttACCCATCCATATGTTATGTTTCTATCTTATTCTACGAAAAATTTGACACCTAAGAACATTCACTTATTGTCCATTCGTTATTCGAATTCGAAGTTAGCgcatttattctttaattgttcacaagattaaagaaaatctGAGATAAATACCTGTTGAAAATTGCCTCACGGTGTATTTAGATAGTAAAGTTTACTTGGGTCTTAGTTTAAACCGAAACTATtgtaatagtaaaatttggTGTCGTAAATTCATGCTTTGGGTACACAAACTTATCGGTTCTTATTAGGAACAATCAATAGGGAAAAAAATCGATCTTTTTTACTTCCTACTTTTTCCGTGAAAACAACCTTGCTTTTGAACGTAACTTATTGTGGGTACGGTAACTAGGCTTTTTCGTTGAAATACTACTAGTAGTTAAATCTGGAgcatttttttgtttgttttgttttgttgGTTTGGGGTCCTGCGAACATccgaaagaaacgaacataAAAAGGGCAGACACGACGCTTGTTACAATACGACCGTGAAGCCCAATAAGTCCAAAAGAACGACTTTTCAAGAAATCGCGAATTGCACCATATATTTTACCGAATTTTTACGTCATTTTTGCAGCAAACCATTGATCTATTAGGTCATTGTAAATTAAAGAGACGAGTACTTAATAAAATCTTCAACGTCTGTGAccttattaaaaatgttcatatataatatcaacaaagtattaaaatgGGCAATCACagttttaatatacataatttggctattataaaattcatttttttatttatataaaaagtcCTGCCGAGGTCataaaaaatgtgaatatcagtgtaattaatgtatttaatttaataacgattaacgtatTTAATCAATAGTCATTGTTATAATTTgtggttttattttataacgtgtatTCGCATAAGCTTTTGTAGTCTTCCCAATTAAACTTTCCATATTTATGTTcagttaaatattcatatttatattttcattcgtttttctaaaaaaaatttcaaaacattttttctgaGAGTCTGGAAATTAAAGGCGAAATTAAATTAGGGTATTTATTAAAGGATAATGGTGTAGGAACAATTTTTAGAACGTAATAATGCAATTAATTGCGACAATATCCTTGAGATGCAAACAGTACAACTCTAGATTCGCAGATAGTACTTAGGCagattgttaattaaaacaaagagTTTCTCAGTTCCTCAAAAAAACACTAAACTCCTTAATCAGGCAAATTGCTCACCTGCAGAACAAATTAGGTGTTTTTTTCTCAGCGAAAGGTGCTCAAGGGGTTAATTCGAAAACTTTAAAGCTAAACGTTGGCGGAAACCTATGCAAATAGATTTCcgacgatataaaaattgattacaCCGTAAAAACTCGATTCTTTCGCCGAAGCCCTTTTTGATCTTTTCCAACTCTTAATTCGCTTACCAGAGAGCTTGTACAAATAGCTAgcttggaaaatttctttatagcTAGGAAGAAAACTGCGTAAACTTTCATCATCGTTGCAGGATTTGTTTTCGTCTTTCTTTGTAATTaagattatttttgaaaagaaaaaaactgttaagcttaaaaatttattttcctttccacgTGGAAATACGATGCtaccttttttaaaaaataacaacgCTGGAATAAAAGAACTAAagattggaataaaattctaaaatattatttagaagGAAAATTGACACGATTATGCCACAGTGATTGGTAAAGTAAACGATCGCAATGtagacaatttttacaaaatacgatACTGATTTTGGTTCTTGTCTTCCTCCCAATTTTTTGGAAAACATTTAGTTCGCAACAGGTGAAAATGTGGAACGATCGATTTGGGGAATTTGTGAAGCCAGTAGTACGGATTTCAGTACGTTTTATGTGATAGGCAGTTCGTAAATGAAGCTCTTTTATAAATGTCACAGTCTTCTGAAATCGATGATAAATCGTGCATTTTAGGAAGGAGATTAACAGAGTGCAACGTGTGGAAAATCAGAACTATTTTCACGTTTTTATTAGAGATATCACCGAgtgtaaattattatctcATTCGCCAAAAATTCAACTGGTATTTTTGATTTCCTAGTCAGAAAATCTGCTACGTAACTTTGctgattaatttataattagatcTTAACACGTTAACTACTGGGTGGAActcgttgaaaattttccttctcAAAACTTGTAAACCTTTCAAATACCATTTGAAAATCATTTGCGCGTGGCACCTACGTAACCTTCCTTTTCCGTCCTTAATTTCCTTATTTCTCTCCTTCAATTACACAATAccataatgttaaataatatcttgAGCAAAAAATAAACGCTCGTATCACGAAAAACTAAAATAGTATTCACGCTttcctaattaaaaaaattatttctccatagaaaaagtttctctttctaaATGCTATCCAGTCAAGAATAAAAACGTTTCAC
It encodes the following:
- the LOC122574996 gene encoding segmentation protein even-skipped; amino-acid sequence: MNKTKMQGFQRNFDDQQRDQREDETIVVDLVPPQYQVSPPRSPSPNIPKTPEKDATVSQQQPLSSMDPNIRRYRTAFTREQLSRLEKEFHRENYVSRPRRCELAAELHLPESTIKVWFQNRRMKDKRQRMAMAWPYAMYTDPTLAATLLAAATASLPPPYHASPGLPPTHLGHSYPAAAAYYATRYSPYTAAPTGASSLHRPHPRNAAAYPHLLQPHPSLQPLHLPNLGVSTMGNTAFQASNPPTSASTTYRPTMLPESLSPAHSDASSDCDCVGVQHHHPHHNNNQQQILEKSSPPNGNHTTQQQIKLPTGISLSTSIQLPPKPPLFQPYTM